A genomic window from Lotus japonicus ecotype B-129 chromosome 1, LjGifu_v1.2 includes:
- the LOC130727767 gene encoding BEL1-like homeodomain protein 3 — protein sequence MYSDQAFSSGSYAEMLSGGSLLPHNYAESVGGSQNEEQNMQCQGLSLSLGTVMPSAGSVPQFQYQYPDTGFLPLLNSFVPNMKGTMSIKDDETNLHKELRSAESMASVSSEGFHDMIKREGFYNQHPSICSNPCLQGSQGFSNIVQNSRYLKAAQELLDEVVSVRKALKQSGMEKQENFRDVGLDGSKGSDGKSTSQSVQISSGPNGSSANPSCELSSAERQNLLDKKTKLLSMLDEVDKRYRLYCHQMQIVVSSLDMVAGCGAAEPYTTLALRTISRHFRCLRDAISSQIQVAQRNLGEQEGIPRLRYVDQQLRQQKALQQLGVMRQAWRPQRGLPESSVSILRAWLFEHFLHPYPKDSEKIMLARQTGLTRNQVANWFINARVRLWKPMVEEIYKEEIGDSEIMKCNLSSENTLKGKRDGVQESNNKWEESQDNSIAVDNNSIQLEHASSNTEENVMDSETRKLQGNQRFSLYSMSQMDSTPATTYDDDISLALELRNCESDGFGIVDDAMHKRRNQTLASSLETDLLDYHFTDSGKQQHSRFSNPHLMHEFVV from the exons ATGTATTCAGACCAAGCCTTTTCATCAGGGTCCTATGCGGAAATGTTATCAGGAGGTTCTTTGTTACCTCATAACTATGCTGAATCTGTAGGAGGATCACAAAATGAGGAGCAAAACATGCAGTGCCAGGGCCTATCTCTTAGTCTCGGCACTGTAATGCCTTCTGCTGGATCTGTCCCTCAATTTCAATACCAGTATCCCGACACCGGTTTCTTACCACTACTGAATTCTTTTGTTCCTAACATGAAAGGAACCATGTCAATTAAAGATGATGAGACCAACCTACATAAGGAGTTGAGAAGTGCTGAAAGCATGGCATCTGTGTCTTCTGAAGGCTTTCATGACATGATCAAAAGGGAAGGTTTTTATAACCAGCACCCTTCAATCTGTTCTAATCCATGCCTTCAAGGATCACAAGGTTTTTCAAACATTGTCCAAAACTCGCGGTACCTCAAGGCGGCACAGGAGTTGCTTGATGAAGTAGTTAGTGTCCGGAAGGCTTTGAAGCAATCTGGAATGGAGAAACAAGAAAATTTCCGTGATGTTGGATTAGATGGATCCAAAGGTTCTGATGGTAAATCTACCAGTCAATCTGTGCAAATATCTTCAGGACCTAATGGTTCTTCGGCCAATCCTTCTTGTGAACTATCATCAGCAGAACGACAGAACTTATTGGATAAGAAGACAAAGCTTTTGTCAATGTTGGATGAG GTGGATAAAAGATACAGACTGTACTGCCATCAGATGCAAATTGTAGTGTCATCTTTGGATATGGTTGCTGGGTGTGGTGCAGCAGAACCATACACTACACTCGCTCTGCGAACAATTTCTCGCCATTTTCGCTGTTTACGCGATGCTATTAGTAGCCAAATTCAAGTGGCTCAAAGGAACCTTGGGGAACAAGAGGGGATACCCCGTCTCCGCTATGTGGATCAGCAGCTTAGACAACAAAAAGCCCTTCAGCAGCTTGGTGTTATGAGACAAGCTTGGAGGCCTCAGAGGGGACTCCCTGAAAGCTCTGTTTCAATACTCCGTGCTTGGCTCTTTGAGCATTTTCTTCATCC TTACCCCAAGGATTCAGAGAAAATAATGCTAGCAAGGCAAACTGGCTTGACCCGTAACCAG GTGGCAAATTGGTTCATCAATGCAAGGGTGCGTCTTTGGAAGCCAATGGTTGAGGAAATATACAAAGAAGAGATTGGTGATTCCGAGATAATGAAGTGCAATCTTTCATCAGAAAACACACTCAAAGGTAAAAGAGATGGTGTTCAAGAGTCTAACAATAAATGGGAAGAGTCACAGGACAATTCAATAGCTGTTGATAATAATAGTATCCAATTGGAGCATGCCTCCTCCAATACAGAAGAAAATGTGATGGATTCTGAGACTAGGAAATTGCAGGGTAACCAAAGGTTTAGCCTTTATTCAATGTCCCAAATGGATTCTACTCCTGCCACCACATATGATGATGATATATCACTTGCATTGGAGTTGAGGAACTGTGAAAGCGATGGATTTGGCATTGTTGATGACGCCATGCACAAAAGACGTAATCAAACATTGGCTTCATCTCTAGAGACTGATTTACTAGATTACCATTTCACAGATTCAGGAAAGCAACAACACAGCAGGTTCAGCAATCCTCATCTGATGCATGAGTTTGTTGTATGA